A genomic window from Lycium barbarum isolate Lr01 chromosome 4, ASM1917538v2, whole genome shotgun sequence includes:
- the LOC132637212 gene encoding G-type lectin S-receptor-like serine/threonine-protein kinase CES101: MSTANWQLQLEKMKLLKLAMRTLYFSFLCLLIFCSLESTVSSETEILKQGEVVNSSTSLVSSNKTFTLGFLIPAERNNYSYLAIWYTNNSMIRFPVWIGNRNEPIHNNSGVLTIDSSGRLIIKHNRGNVVLSAEQTTLDTTATLQESGSFVLSEVSSNGSLIRELWNSFDYPTDTLLPGMKLGIKHKTGKNWSLTSWQNPITPAPGAFTLERDPLRRRLVIRRRGVIYWTSGGLEKGEFPHIWTEFLNLNYKFSTLRNADQEYFSYSLIYDELTSIERRTISGWQLSASGSILDGDRPNVAYTENCYGYKDEAPQSSGCELWKQPKCRKPGQEFQLRSGDFMFEKPLGPRYAEGTKVGNSSFPLSDCRAECWNDCDCVGYDSSEYSNGCTFWRGKNLNFSQDISGMGSKCYVITEVTEPQSKFLTDTISFIQLLNRKLQFSRAK; encoded by the coding sequence ATGTCAACTGCTAATTGGCAATTGCAATTAGAGAAGATGAAGCTACTAAAACTAGCTATGAGAACCCTTTACTTCTCTTTCTTGTGCTTGTTGATTTTCTGTAGTTTAGAGTCCACTGTTTCTTCAGAAACTGAGATACTGAAACAAGGGGAAGTTGTGAATTCTTCCACTTCACTTGTTTCTTCCAATAAGACTTTCACTCTTGGATTCCTCATCCCGGCCGAAAGAAACAACTACAGCTACTTAGCAATTTGGTATACCAATAATTCTATGATCAGATTTCCAGTATGGATTGGCAACAGAAATGAACCTATACATAACAATTCTGGTGTTCTTACAATAGATAGCTCAGGTAGACTTATTATCAAACATAATAGAGGGAATGTTGTGCTTTCGGCAGAGCAAACTACACTTGACACCACAGCTACCCTACAAGAATCAGGCAGTTTTGTGCTGAGTGAGGTGAGTTCAAATGGTTCATTAATCCGGGAGTTGTGGAATAGCTTCGACTATCCCACGGATACCTTGTTGCCAGGGATGAAACTAGGGATCAAACACAAAACCGGAAAGAATTGGAGTCTTACGTCGTGGCAAAATCCAATTACACCGGCACCTGGAGCTTTTACGCTTGAAAGGGACCCGCTAAGACGTCGTTTAGTTATCCGACGACGAGGTGTGATTTATTGGACAAGTGGAGGTTTGGAGAAGGGGGAATTCCCACACATTTGGACAGAGTTTTTGAACCTGAATTATAAATTCTCCACCTTACGCAATGCCGATCAAGAGTACTTCAGTTATTCACTTATATACGATGAACTGACAAGCATAGAACGACGAACCATCTCCGGTTGGCAATTATCTGCCTCAGGGAGTATACTTGATGGAGACAGGCCAAATGTTGCCTACACAGAGAACTGTTATGGCTACAAAGATGAAGCTCCGCAATCAAGTGGGTGTGAGTTATGGAAGCAGCCAAAATGCAGGAAGCCAGGCCAAGAATTTCAATTAAGATCAGGAGATTTTATGTTTGAAAAACCTTTAGGGCCACGGTATGCTGAAGGAACGAAAGTGGGAAATTCAAGCTTTCCCCTGAGTGATTGCAGagctgaatgctggaatgattgCGATTGTGTTGGCTATGATTCTTCTGAATATTCTAATGGATGCACATTCTGGAGAGGGAAGAATTTGAACTTCAGTCAAGATATTTCTGGCATGGGCTCGAAATGTTATGTCATTACAGAAGTAACAGAACCTCAGAGTAAGTTTCTGACCGATACAATTTCATTCATACAACTATTGAACCGAAAACTACAGTTTTCTCGGGCAAAATAA
- the LOC132638237 gene encoding G-type lectin S-receptor-like serine/threonine-protein kinase At1g11330: MLLGLKLCLRKWKQAKARKEQEIREILADIYDIRDDESGGTAVKVYSYSTILTASKCFSSECELGKGGFGCVYKGTMSDGQELAIKLLSKWSKQGLSEFKNELILIARLQHTNLVKLVGFCVHGDQKMLIYEYMPNKSLDFFLFDPNKRRLLPWERRFSIIEGIAQGLLYLHKYSRLRIVHRDLKASNILLDENMNPKISDFGMAKILKQNIPEDNTTRFAGTFGYMAPEYAKEGIFSTKSDVYSFGVLVLEIASGRKNNCFHNQGGPLNLVEYAWELWNTEAIVELIDPTVSDSCFSKEQVERAVHVGLLCVEECAADRPNIEDVISILNNTNIDLPKPKRPAFVSRFSVFKESQKDQTGKYSENGLSITTVQGR; this comes from the exons ATGCTGCTTGGTCTAAAACTATGCCTAAGGAAATGGAAACAAG CAAAAGCAAggaaagaacaagaaataagagaaATACTCGCTGACATTTATGATATTCGGGACGATGAAAGTGGAGGTACTGCTGTAAAAGTTTACAGCTATTCTACTATTCTAACTGCCTCAAAGTGCTTTTCATCAGAATGCGAGCTGGGAAAAGGAGGTTTTGGATGTGTTTACAAG GGAACAATGTCAGATGGACAAGAATTAGCGATAAAGTTGTTGTCAAAGTGGTCTAAACAAGGATTATCGGAGTTCAAAAATGAGCTTATTCTCATCGCTAGACTCCAACATACAAATCTTGTCAAGTTGGTAGGTTTCTGTGTACATGGAGATCAGAAGATGCTTATTTACGAGTACATGCCCAATAAAAGTTTGGATTTTTTCCTGTTTG ATCCCAATAAACGGAGACTACTACCATGGGAGAGACGTTTTAGCATTATTGAAGGGATCGCTCAAGGACTACTTTACCTTCACAAATATTCAAGGTTGAGAATAGTTCATAGAGATTTGAAAGCTAGTAATATCTTACTCGACGAGAACATGAACCCTAAGATTTCCGACTTTGGAATGGCAAAGATTCTCAAGCAGAACATCCCGGAAGACAATACCACAAGATTTGCTGGAACATT TGGATACATGGCACCAGAGTACGCCAAAGAGGGAATTTTCTCAACTAAATCTGACGTTTACAGCTTTGGAGTTTTAGTTCTGGAAATTGCTAGTGGAAGGAAAAATAATTGCTTTCACAATCAGGGAGGCCCTCTCAATTTAGTCGAATAT GCATGGGAGCTGTGGAATACAGAGGCTATAGTAGAGCTCATAGATCCAACAGTTAGTGATTCTTGCTTCTCGAAGGAACAAGTAGAAAGGGCTGTTCATGTAGGACTACTTTGTGTTGAAGAATGTGCAGCTGATAGGCCTAATATAGAAGATGTCATTTCCATACTCAATAACACCAATATAGATTTACCAAAGCCAAAAAGACCTGCATTTGTCTCCAGATTTTCTGTGTTTAAGGAATCCCAAAAGGACCAGACAGGAAAATATTCAGAAAATGGATTATCCATCACTACGGTTCAAGGGAGATGA
- the LOC132635406 gene encoding uncharacterized protein LOC132635406: protein MKKRSRSTRKSSAMEFLSTPPATSPVQSMSESPKPFEFNFDTGNVTPTSWKRRNGKKSSFISSPVQLNPVGEPDSVKNLKSIVDLKEFATCQLDSVKRQIERSHVEILKDLEASNSRLQKRLKIQTQGCQQVADEAEKEYKKMSERINEGKEAMKGSYSMFMADLQASGARLCKQTIPELSQSVKKAIDTLKNRYGIHSTSAC from the exons ATGAAGAAGAGATCGAGATCAACAAGGAAATCATCAGCAATGGAATTTCTGTCAACTCCACCGGCAACAAGTCCAGTCCAATCAATGAGTGAATCACCAAAGCCATTCGAGTTCAATTTCGATACCGGTAACGTCACGCCTACGTCATGGAAAAGGAGGAATGGAAAGAAGAGTAGCTTTATTTCAAGTCCGGTTCAGTTGAATCCTGTTGGTGAACCGGATTCGGTTAAGAATTTGAAATCGATTGTAGATCTGAAGGAATTTGCGACGTGTCAATTGGatagtgttaagaggcaaattgaGAGATCGCATGTGGAGATTCTTAAGGATCTAGAAGCTTCCAATTCTCGTCTTCAGAAACGACTCAAG ATTCAGACACAAGGATGCCAGCAAGTGGCAGATGAAGCAGAAAAGGAGTACAAAAAAATGTCTGAGCGAATCAATGAAGGCAAGGAGGCAATGAAG GGTTCATATTCTATGTTCATGGCAGACCTTCAAGCTAGTGGTGCTCGCT TGTGCAAACAGACCATCCCGGAGCTGTCACAATCCGTCAAGAAAGCCATAGATACTCTCAAGAACCGTTATGGGATCCATTCAACTTCAGCTTGTTGA